ATGAGGGGGCACGTTATTAACTGTACACATCCTGGTGATGGTGAGAAGGATATTTCTGTGCCCCAAGCTCATAACGACAGTCTCAGGGCCACTACCGAATTGTGCACTGCAACAGGACCTTGTCAGGCATACCTTAGATGGGGAGGTGTCCCTGGTCCTAAAAATGATCTTAAGATGCAGTACATGTGCCAGTGTCCTAATTCTTTTGCAGCTGGTGAGACAAAAGGTTGTTTAGTGAAAGTGTTGGATTgaaatttgtataatatataatccAGACACCAGTCTACTAGCACACAGGCAGGACTTGCCAGAACTGTGCCTGATTTATTGGTGGTATTGTAGTATCACACTgacattacaaacacacaaacaagtaagAAAATATAGAATATTCAACTGTACAGATTTATACAGTAATGCCCAATATTACATATTGAAATTGCCTTTATATATACCAGTTGATACAATGTACATCAAATTTTACAATGCGCTAGGCCAAGTTGACCCATTGGCTGGACGAGGGCAGAGTCCCGTTCCTAAATTAGGACGCGGGCAGGGCAGGCACCTCACACTCCCTTTATATTctcacatgctctctctcacacacacacacaaacatgcagtcACTTACGCTCATTCGCACAAATGCACATCTTCAGTTGTTTGGTGCACATGGCCACTTTTCCACTTGGTCATGGTAACATACAAAGCAACACCAGCCAGCAATTTGAGCGTTACACTgtccctcccctaaaaaaaattattatctgTGCCAggctctttatttttgttttgcaaGGTCTACATCTACATCCAGTGTCCTAGGGTGCAGATGCTAGTTCAGGGGCCAGGATTAGTCGTCACCTTGTCCAGAACTCAGAAATGGGCTGCCATCCACTTGCTCTACCTCAATCACTTCAGAAGTACCATGGTTTGGCCTGCCCAGGCAAACATGGCTTCTAAATCCTAACATTATACACCACTACTTATATGAAAGAAAGAGCAATACAACAGTAGGTAACAACATTTACCAATTGGGTAAAAAGTGGCAAACAGGTATATGTCTAAGATTCAAAATTGATATATATGGGAAAAGCTCACTACAGCAAAATCATGCAAATAGCCACAAGCCCACAATAATGAATAACATGCTCTATCAAACTACAAGAGCCTAGCTGAAAAGTTACTATGCATTAAGGGCACACCAAAATAagtttgaattaatgttaatttaACTCTTCCTGTTATCAAtagtgatcttttttttttcttttttttttgcagaaaATCATACTGTATTCACTGTCACATAAAATCTTCTCATCTTCAAAGATCAGAAAAGTCAAGGTAGAACCATAATTACCTTGATACACAAATTTTAAGATATGcttatcaatagcaataacataTTAACTCAATAAAATTAAAGGATTTTGTAATACCATTCCACATATGAACTAATTTATTCCTCCTAATTTTTTTCcagtaaaaaaggggaaaacaatataaataataacacctTGCAATTAAAATTGCTTTTCAGCATCTTATATATCATCTATGAACCTTCTTGTAAGGCCAACTAATCAATTTATTCtgttttaaaaagaagaaaaagaaaaaaaaaaaaaaaaattataaaattatttaGTCCGTGCAATCAGACCCGACTGATTATGCTTGTGTTTCGAAACAAAAACATAGACCTCTGAATATCATATTCCATCAATCAATAAGGCTATGAACAATCTTTTGGATTATACACTTCATGTATAATGGAAAACATCAAAAAAGCTAAATCAAGTGCATCACACCACAAACATCAGTTTCATGATAAAAACTTCGTGCTCAGAAAATTTCAAGAATGAATTCTTCGTTTAATTGTTTacataaaaaatgtttttttttttttttctcttttttaaactctctcctcctcttcttttttttttcttatggctTTCTCCCTCGATGGAAAAGTGGGATGTGGCAGGTGGTGGTACGACTCCAGCTTAGAGAGGGCTGGTCATGTTAGGTCCCATGGAGTCAGGGGCATTCTTCATGAAATACTTCTCTAACTTAGCCAAAATGTGTTTACctgaaaggggagggaaatacaataataataatcatgtaaaCGTAACTTAAATCACCAGTTTTGCTATCTTACCTATAGCATAGAAAAAGTTAATCACCAAACAGGTTATCCAATGTAAAgaaaattttcatgaaaataagaAACCCAAGACACTCACCATAAGTATACTTGCGGAGAGTTGAAATGTGTGGGCGGATCTTGTGCATGAGCATTTTTCGCTGGGCAGGTTCAGCCACATCTATCATCTTCTGCACCACATAGTTAGCATACTGATCCTTCATTAACATCAGCAGAGAGCTGTGTGCATTGTCGTTATATCCACACACCTGGAAATGTAGAGCAAATATGCTTTAATATTGGATTCCATCTGTGTTTATATTCAGGAATCTTTTAAATGTCTTTTTCATCAACAAACTTGTAAATTAAATGCCAGAACCGAAAAAATCCACCAGTGGATTTCCTCAACAATTCTTACTAATTCCTGATATGTAGTATTCACAAAAGCCTGGCATTATATATCCATTAAATAAATATTGCATAAAAATAAATCTCAAATAAATTCATGAAAGTGTTATATagcaataaaaaacagaaaagaaaacgatgTCAATATACAATCGATGATAGTTATACCTCAATCATATTTACCTCTTCAATGAGCATGGCCCTCTCGGCACGGGTAGCATGCGTCACACACTTCTCTACTACGTTTGAGGCAAATTTATGCTGAGAGAGCTTTAGAACCCCGCCACGCACCACGCCAACGATCTTGCTCTTATCTTCTGGTTTTCCATgctctgggggagagggagaaaaaatattcTATTTAATAATCTTATTTGTGATGTATCTTAACcagaaaaaatcatacatattaTGATTGGGGGGAGAAAAAAGTTGTGGGTCTGTAACATTCAAAAGTAAAATCTTACCAAGCACATGTTGGATGACATAATTGCCATACTGATCCTGTAACAGCTGTTCGGTATGTTGGTGTAGCTCCTCAAGCACTGGGGACGTTTGGTCTCCAGTGCAGTGCTCCAAGATACGCTGAATAACACGGCAACCATAGGGGTGTGTAGAGAGGGTGAAGACTTGCCCCTGTAAAAAAGGAATGTAAACTGAACAGTCTATACCTTTGCACTGGTAACATAAATGAATTTTTGTATCTGAGGCACTCCGATATACTTTATCCATATAtactgataaaaaggaaaaaataatgcttATAGAGTACCTGGAAAGCATTGATGATAAACTGTAAGGCCATGGGATCCACACACTCAATGCATTTTTGCACGACATGGTTGCCTGTGAATTGAAAAACATGGATTAACGTACATACTAGTTTTGTTTCCTTCTAGCATTTATAATGATGCATGTAAAACACTATATGGAGGTGCAGTTCTTAAAGTCACCCCTTACCATTCTGATCCTTAACACATTTGAGGACATGGCCATCCAGTTCACGCACGATGTCTTTCTGCTGGTCCTGAGTAATGCACTCAAGAGCCTTCTGAATCACACGGCATCCATACATCTGTAGTGCTAAAGGCAAAACGTGGCCACGAATCTTGTTTGCCAAGACAGTCTTCTGCTCGGGGGTTCCAAATTCAAAGAACTTCTGAATCACGTAATTACCTGTGAACAAGATTTTATTCAATTTATGGTTAAATATTACTCAAGACATTTTATATTCACAAATAAATTTATTTTCAAACAAATATTCTCTCATGCAAATATTGCAAATATACTGCAATCATTTCCTCATCTGACAGTATTtgatatacaaatagaaaaattaaTTTTTGCAATACATACCAAACACATCAGTCATTAAAGAATAAGCTGCTGTTAGGATTTCGTTGAATACCATCTGCTTTTCAGCTGGTGTTGCTCGTTCAAGCTTTTGTTGAATGAAcctacaataaagaaagaaatttggATAAATAACAATGCATAAATGATGTAAATTCATAGTAAGAGGTAACAAAATGAACAAGATAACATTTGAATTTCACAAGAAATAATCTTTGCCTTCAGTAATAAATATACCTGGAACCATGCTGGTCTTGGCTGAATTCCACTATGTGGTTGGCCAAGTCTCTGAGCTGCAGGTTGGGGAATCGATTGTTTCGGAAGTCCTCCAGTAAGCGCGAGCGACCAGTACATTTTTCCAAGCTCAGGTTTCGTTTTATGGGTGGGAATAAGGATGAGGATCCGCCAGAAGTGAACATTCCATTTGTGGAACCATTTCGGAACTTTGCTTCTGCTCCTGGTGCAGCAGAGATGACACGGTTACCAGACATTAGGGCACCTAGTGGCAGTGCCGAAGAGGTGTTACTGAGGCTTGGGGGTGGTGTCAGGCTACCAGAGGTTAGACCAATAGGCCCAGGGGATGCGGTAACTGTACCAAGTGCTCCATAGTTGCTCGTCCATTTGCCACTTCGGAAATCTTGAGAAAGTGGTGACAGAACTGAAGTGGTACGGTCTAAGGAATCACGTCGCCCCATGCTACCTCCAAGACCTGAAAGGAGTTGGTAATCTTTGTCATGTGATCTTCCCTTTAACTTTTGAGGAGAATGTTATGAAATGCAATTCAGTTAAATTTAGGGGATGCACCTTTTCAATTGAAGACGCTACATACACTCTTAATTATTAAATGATATTCCAGCTCACAAAATTCAGTTATAAAGTTGTTAATGGATGGGACTTACCACCACCTAAATTGCCAATAGCAGGGGATCCAATGGTGCCCAGGGTGCTATTGCCAAAACCTAGACTACTAGTTTGCAGACCCAACGAGTAGTTGTTGCCTGTTAGTGCATTGGAAGTCTGCAGGCCTTGCGAGAGGGAATCTGCAACAATGAGAAACGAACCACACACTATAATAATCTATGTTGTACTGTTGCATGACAGGATGCACTTATTACACAAGATCAACGTCGTACTGTGACTTTgtgattaataaatattattaatgaagGCTAATAAACAACATGCAAGATCTGACTAAGATGGTGCCATCACCCACACCTGTAAATCACAGCACATCCTTGATACAAGTCTGAATAGTTTGTGTATGTCCATTTCTTTTCCCTTAGCCAGGGACAGTGTAGCAGTGTTATTAGTATCACACTTAGGTTCTGATGTATTCATCATGCAAAATCATTTAAAACTGGCCAGTTCATATGGAGAAAGTTTATGTAAATAATAGTTTCTTTATGAATCATCTTGTTATTCTACTACTTATCCATGAGCAACTAGCCAGTAAATTGGTTATTGGGGTCTTGGGATGTTAGCTTTCACAACATACAGTATTCATATTGGTTACACTCAACATGCGTACCAGCAAGTGTGTTCCCAGTGAAGGTCTGGGTGCTGTTTAGGCTCGGAGTCTGGCTGTTGTTGTAGATGGAGGCTGGTGGAGTTCCTATCTGGGGTGCCTGCAACACATGAAGATCATTAAGAACTGTTACTATCTATATCATCAAGACTAAATCTTGCCAATCCCCTTTGTAAACAAGATCAGCTTTCTCATGTTCATCTACTGTCCAATCATAATTCATGCCCAGTAGACCAGGCATCTCACATGAATGCAAATAGAGGAATGGGATTAAGGCAGTACCTGGTTTCCTAGTAGCCTCATGTTATTGGCAGCAGCAGCCTGAGCTCCATTGGCACCATTGATAATAACTGGTGCAGGGGAGACAAGTCGTACTGGGGCACCATTACCTACTCCTCGGAGGTTGCCCATCAAAACTGCCCCATTTTGATCATAATAGGCTGGGATTACCTGCTGTAGTAGAAGAAACATGGCAAAACTTTAGTATGTGGAGACCAAGAAGAAATTTATTTGCAAGCATTATTGTATCTTATATTTCAGTGattgttcacatacacacacttgcatcatatacatacacatacaagtgtaTTGttttcatcactcactcactctcacacatgtTGTATAAATGAATGGAATCAACATTATATGTGGAAAATAATTAATTGCACAAGATAAATAAGAATTACAAAAATATTTAGTAAATATCTGAACACATTGAATACATAATgttgtatccatatacatagtgGATACATATCaaacatgtatgcataatgaTAAATTATGTAATACCTGATATTGTGAAAGTGGTCCCTGTAAGTTGCCTGCTGCAGCTGCAGCCGCTGCCAAGTTACCATTGCTTTGATTGGTAACTTCACTGGTTTGCGATGGAGAGATTGGTCTCCTGGGCTGACCACCCGGTCCCTGCTGTTGGATGATATTTGCTGGATACACGCCCCAGTGCACCCCATAGTACTGAGGAATCACTGCTGTCGGACCTATCACAACACAATGTAATGATTCAGATGTAGTAACTTATCAGTCCTACAAAATCTAACACAACAGCCAATCACATATAAACTATGCACTATTGCAGTAATAAAATACCCACAGTGAAATACTTTGTTATGTTACAGATTTCCTGCAAGCATTAATATTAAAACACTAGTCCATGCAAGATAAACAGGGGGTAAAATAGATGTAAAAGCCAAGCATGCCAGGTGAGAAGCTTTAGTAAATGATGGGATGTAAGAAAATCTACTGTAAACTTTCAGTATAACTTCCAAAAGAACAAAGTACATTGACAGATAAAAACTATCAAGACTGAAGAAAAGAGCATACACCTCTATGGAAACACTATTTACTAGAAACCTTATTGAattaagagagaaattgaaaaaagatagaagaaatctCAAATCTAAAAGTATCTAAAGATAATAGCAGTGAAGAGCAACAGAGGATGAAATTCCAGGTCCGACTGGCAGGAAGAGGTGGGCTAATCACCAGTTTGTAGCATGTAGCAAGAGAAGAACAAAGTCTCATTAACCAAAGTTAAAACTAAACAAGGTtcgaaagaagagcaagaaagtaCTTACCAGTTATTAGGGTCCCCACGTATGGCTCCTGGGCATTGATCACATATGGTGCACTAAATGCTGCTGGTGCTGCCAAGCCTGCAGACAGGGGCATTGTTAAGTATACTTTTATTTCAAAAGAAGCTTCAAAATGTCGGAAAATAAGCTTTAATGTTGGAAATTGACAACTACATATGCAGTCTAACTTaagataccagtaataataattgatatgatGTAATAATACAAAAGCATTAGCAACCCTTCCAGGTCTCAAATCAGCTAACAAATCCCATTAGCTGGTTCGCAGATGAAAGAAGTTTTATGCATCTTTATGATCAACACTGACAACTACAGCAGTTGTTAGTAATAACTGGTAAGACATTGACATCACATAATACACAAGGTTCACAAAATAAACAGGACTGTCTACTACTATATGACTGAATAACCAGAATGGAAATGTCAAATGTCAGTCTTACACTTCAATttgcatataaaaaataatgataaaacaacaatgacaatatccTACATTTTatatcttccttatcctcttcagataacacacacacacacacaaaatcttatCAGTTATCATTCTTGTTCCTCCGTTCACACAACAGCATTACACATCATTATCCCAAGTAGAGGTATTTACTCATTAAGAAGTATCATATAATGAAGCTAAATCAGGTCAACCCTACAGCTtgatttttctatatctatagcttTCTTTAGCCATTACTTACATCTTCTTGGAAATTCTATTATTCCTATGAAAACATTTTCAAGAACCAAAAAAAatttagcaaaaaagaaaagaaaagaaaaatcatgtgtgtgtgtgtgtgtgtgtgtgtgtgtgatatatatatatatatatatacacacacacacacacacacacacacacatacacacccaggcacacaaacacacccacacacatgtatgtatatatataatatatatgtatatacatacacaaacacagatatatatttatatacatatatatacacatacatacatataaatatatatatacacatacatacatataaatatatatatacacatacatacatataaatatatatatacacatacatacatataaatatatatatacacatacatacatataaatatatatatacacatacaaatatatatatacatatacatgcatgcaaatatatatacacatatacatgcatgcacacacacacacacacacacacacacacacacacacacacactaatatatatatatatatatatatatatatatatatatatatatatatatatatatatatatatatatatatatacatacatacatacataaatacacacacatacatacatgcatatatatatatacatatatatacatatatatatatatatatatatatatatatatatatatatgtatatatatgtatatatatgcatgtatatatatgcatgtatgtatatgtgtgtgtacttatgtatgtatgtatgtatgtatatatatatacacatatacatacatgcatatacatacatacatgcatatatatatatacatatacatacatacatgcatatatatatatatatatatatatatatatatatatatatatatatatatatacacatatacatacatacatgcatatatatatatacatatacatacatacatgcatatatatatatacatatacatacatacatacatatatatatacatatacatacatacatgcatatatatatatacatatacatacatacatgcatatatatatatacatatacatatacatacatgcatatatatatatacatatacatatacatacatgcatatatatatatacatatacatatacatacatgcatatatatatatacatatacatacatacatgcatatatatatatatacatatacatacatacatgcatatatatatatacatatacatacatacatgcatatatatatatacatatacatacatacatgcatatatatatatatatacatatacatacatacatgcatatatatatatatacatatacatacatacatgcatatatatatatatacatatacatacatacatgcatatatatatatatacatatacatacatacatgcatatatatatatatacatatacatacatacatgcatatatatatacatatacatacatacatacatgcatatatatatatacatatacatacatacatgcatatatatatatacatatacatacatacatgcatatatatatatacatatacatacatacatgcatatatatatacatatacatacatacatgcatatatatatacatatacatacatacatgcatatatatatacatatacatacatacatgcatatatatatacatatacatacatacatgcatatatatatacatatacatacatacatgcatatatatatacatatacatacatacatgcatatatatatatatatatatacatatacatacatacaagcatatacatatacatatacatacatacatgcatatatatatatacatatacatacatgcatgcatatatatatacatatacatacatgcatgcatatatatatacatatacatacatgcatgcatatatatatatacatatacatacatgcaagcatatatatatatatacatatacatacatacatgcatatatatatacatatacatacatacatgcatatatatatacatatacatacatacatgcatatatatatatacatatacatacatacatgcatatatatatacatatacatacatacatgcatatatatacatatacatacatacatgcatatatatatacatacatacatgatatatacatatacatacatacatgcatatatatacatatacatacatacatgcatatatatacatatacatacaaacatgcatatatataaacatatacatacatacatacatatacatacatgcatatatatatattatatacatacatacatacaattatatatataaacataatacatacatacatacaattatatatatataaacataatacatacatacatacatatatatacatatacatacatacatacatatatatacatatatatacatatacatacatacatatacacatacacatatatacatgcatatacatacatacatatatgcatatacatacatacatatatatacatacatacatatatacacatacacatatacatacatatatacatacatatatacatatacacacatatatacatatacacacatacatacatacatatatacatatacatacatacatacatatatacatatacatacatacatatatacatatacatataaacatatttatatatacatataaacatatttatatatacacacatatttacatacataaatatatacataaatacatatttatacataatacacacacacacacacacacacacacacacacacacacacacacacacacatatatatatatatatatatatatatatatatatatatatatatatatatgtgtgtgtgtgtgtgtgtgtgtgtgtgtgtattatgtataaatatgtatgtatgtatatatttatgcatgtaaatatgtttatatatatacataatacatacacacatatatacatactacatacacatacatatatatatatacataatacatacacatatatgtatacatacacatatatacatatacatacatatacatatacatacatacacatatatacatatatatacatgcatatacatacatatatatacatgcatatacatacatatacatacacacatatatatacatatacatacacatacacatacattctgtGACAAAGGTAAAATATAATTTCAGTTTATCTGATAATTTTCCCaagttcctccctctccctccacccccgccaccccAAGAAAAACATTTAATTCTTGCCAAGGCAAATTATCTATAATTttcaccctcaaaaaaaagatgataaaatacaaaaaggaggggtgaggaatgaAGATGATGGACAAGTAGATAATATGTATTGTATAAAagcaagggaagtgagggaatagggaaggggtacAAAAtaattgtgtgcatatatatacacacatacatatacatatatacatacacacacacacacacacacacacacacacacacacacacacacacacacatatatatatatatagatagatagatatacatttacatatgtatacatatgtaaatgtatatatacttgtacatacatacatacgtatatatacacatatacatacatacatacatatgtatgtatacacatatacatacatacatacatatgtatgtatacacatatacatacatacatacatatgtatgtatacacatatacatacatacatacatatgtatgtatacacatatacatacatacatacatatgtatgtatacacatatacatacatacatacatatgtatgtatacacatatacatacatacatacatatgtatgtatacacatatacatacatacatatgtatgtatacacatatacatacatacatacatacatatgtatgtatacacatatacatacatacatacatatgtatgtatacacatatacatacatacatacatacatatgtatgtatacacatatacatacatacatacatatgtatgtatacacatatacatacatacatacatatgtatgtatacacatatacatacatacatacatatgtatgtatacacatatatatacatacctacatacatacatatgtatgtatacacatacatacatacatacatgtgtatatatacacatatacatacatacatacatgtgtatatatacatatacatacatacatacatacatgtgtatatatacacatatacatacatacatacatacatgtgtatatatacacatatacatacatacatacatacatgtgtatatatacacatatacatacatacatacatacatgtgtatatatacacatatacatacatacatacatacatgtgtatatatacacatatacatacatacatacatacatgtgtatatatacacatatacatacatacatacatacatgtgtatatatacacatatacatacatacatacatatgtatgtatacacatatacatacatacatacatacatgtgtatatatacacatatacatacatacatacatacatgtgtatatatacacatatacatacatacatacatacatgtgtatatatacacatatacatacatacatacatacatgtgtatatatacacatatacatacatacatacatacatgtgtatatatacacatatacatacatacatacatacatgtgtatatatacacatatacatacatacatacatacatgtgtatatatacacatatacatacatacatacatacatgtgtatatatacacatatacatacatacatacatatgtatgtatacacatatacatacatacatacatacatgtgtatatatacacatatacatacatacatacatacatgtgtatatatacacatatacatacatacatacatacatgtgtatatatacacatatacatacatacatacatacatgtgtatatatacacatatacatacatacatacatacatgtgtatatatacacatatacatacatacatacatacatgtgtatatatacacatatac
The sequence above is a segment of the Penaeus vannamei isolate JL-2024 chromosome 31, ASM4276789v1, whole genome shotgun sequence genome. Coding sequences within it:
- the pum gene encoding pumilio homolog 2 isoform X27, which codes for MRELNEEMIAPAKKLWGVEEGKTDNKGIFNIGEPTWREAAWSTGHPTDHGVGQSHGLSMGVGQRGPGRPQFPGGDSVLSPRASDHAGVGLKMVEYVLASSPTGKDLDARMANLQLRNGGVETSKDKKDKAPSPFDPTKKDVENGNAPQANGIVQNGLDDDKTFNRTPGSRQGSPSEEDINKNGMVTGVGVKEPELVGGGVVMGGPSAQVLGHLDHPGFEGVGGGAVGGGAVGGMGGPAGILDPSMSGAGGPFSSPAGPDYSNMATSMPMDSPTLLPGPQPQNFTDNQQLFRSAQQQQGGPNHQPIQLLAQQQYLAAQAAQQQGLAAPAAFSAPYVINAQEPYVGTLITGPTAVIPQYYGVHWGVYPANIIQQQGPGGQPRRPISPSQTSEVTNQSNGNLAAAAAAAGNLQGPLSQYQQVIPAYYDQNGAVLMGNLRGVGNGAPVRLVSPAPVIINGANGAQAAAANNMRLLGNQAPQIGTPPASIYNNSQTPSLNSTQTFTGNTLADSLSQGLQTSNALTGNNYSLGLQTSSLGFGNSTLGTIGSPAIGNLGGGLGGSMGRRDSLDRTTSVLSPLSQDFRSGKWTSNYGALGTVTASPGPIGLTSGSLTPPPSLSNTSSALPLGALMSGNRVISAAPGAEAKFRNGSTNGMFTSGGSSSLFPPIKRNLSLEKCTGRSRLLEDFRNNRFPNLQLRDLANHIVEFSQDQHGSRFIQQKLERATPAEKQMVFNEILTAAYSLMTDVFGNYVIQKFFEFGTPEQKTVLANKIRGHVLPLALQMYGCRVIQKALECITQDQQKDIVRELDGHVLKCVKDQNGNHVVQKCIECVDPMALQFIINAFQGQVFTLSTHPYGCRVIQRILEHCTGDQTSPVLEELHQHTEQLLQDQYGNYVIQHVLEHGKPEDKSKIVGVVRGGVLKLSQHKFASNVVEKCVTHATRAERAMLIEEVNMIEVCGYNDNAHSSLLMLMKDQYANYVVQKMIDVAEPAQRKMLMHKIRPHISTLRKYTYGKHILAKLEKYFMKNAPDSMGPNMTSPL
- the pum gene encoding pumilio homolog 2 isoform X28; this translates as MRELNEEMIAPAKKLWGVEEGKTDNKGIFNIGEPTWREAAWSTGHPTDHGVGQSHGLSMGVGQRGPGRPQFPGGDSVLSPRASDHAGVGLKMVEYVLASSPTGKDLDARMANLQLRNGGVETSKDKKDKAPSPFDPTKKDVENGNAPQANGIVQNGLDDDKTFNRTPGSRQGSPSEEDINKNGMVTGVGVKEPELVGGGVVMGGPSAQVLGHLDHPGFEGVGGGAVGGGAVGGMGGPAGILDPSMSGAGGPFSSPAGPDYSNMATSMPMDSPTLLPGPQPQNFTDNQQLFRSAQQQQGGPNHQPIQLLAQQQYLAAQAAQQQGLAAPAAFSAPYVINAQEPYVGTLITGPTAVIPQYYGVHWGVYPANIIQQQGPGGQPRRPISPSQTSEVTNQSNGNLAAAAAAAGNLQGPLSQYQQVIPAYYDQNGAVLMGNLRGVGNGAPVRLVSPAPVIINGANGAQAAAANNMRLLGNQAPQIGTPPASIYNNSQTPSLNSTQTFTGNTLADSLSQGLQTSNALTGNNYSLGLQTSSLGFGNSTLGTIGSPAIGNLGGGLGGSMGRRDSLDRTTSVLSPLSQDFRSGKWTSNYGALGTVTASPGPIGLTSGSLTPPPSLSNTSSALPLGALMSGNRVISAAPGAEAKFRNGSTNGMFTSGGSSSLFPPIKRNLSLEKCTGRSRLLEDFRNNRFPNLQLRDLANHIVEFSQDQHGSRFIQQKLERATPAEKQMVFNEILTAAYSLMTDVFGNYVIQKFFEFGTPEQKTVLANKIRGHVLPLALQMYGCRVIQKALECITQDQQKDIVRELDGHVLKCVKDQNGNHVVQKCIECVDPMALQFIINAFQGQVFTLSTHPYGCRVIQRILEHCTGDQTSPVLEELHQHTEQLLQDQYGNYVIQHVLEHGKPEDKSKIVGVVRGGVLKLSQHKFASNVVEKCVTHATRAERAMLIEEVCGYNDNAHSSLLMLMKDQYANYVVQKMIDVAEPAQRKMLMHKIRPHISTLRKYTYGKHILAKLEKYFMKNAPDSMGPNMTSPL